Proteins encoded by one window of Chroococcidiopsis sp. TS-821:
- the rpsG gene encoding 30S ribosomal protein S7, whose protein sequence is MSRRTVIQKRPVPPDSVYNSRLISMMMRRVMRNGKKSLAARIIYDAMKTIEERTGGDPIETFERAVRNATPLVEVKARRVGGATYQVPMEVRADRGTTLALRWLIQYARQRSGRSMASKLASELMDAANETGSAIRKREETHRMAEANKAFAHYRY, encoded by the coding sequence ATGTCTCGTCGTACTGTTATTCAAAAACGTCCAGTTCCCCCAGATTCAGTATATAACAGTCGCCTCATTAGTATGATGATGCGGCGGGTGATGCGTAATGGTAAGAAATCGCTAGCTGCAAGAATCATCTATGATGCTATGAAAACTATTGAAGAACGAACTGGGGGCGATCCTATCGAAACTTTTGAAAGAGCGGTACGTAATGCAACTCCGCTAGTCGAAGTAAAAGCCCGTCGTGTTGGAGGTGCAACATACCAAGTACCAATGGAAGTACGTGCAGATCGAGGAACGACGTTAGCACTCCGCTGGTTGATTCAGTACGCAAGACAACGTTCGGGTCGCTCGATGGCAAGCAAACTTGCTAGTGAATTAATGGACGCGGCAAACGAGACAGGAAGTGCCATTCGTAAGCGAGAAGAAACTCATCGTATGGCAGAAGCAAACAAAGCGTTTGCTCACTATCGATACTAG
- the rpsJ gene encoding 30S ribosomal protein S10: MATLQQQKIRIRLQAFDRRLLDTSCEKIVDTANRTNATAIGPIPLPTKKRIYCVLRSPHVDKDSREHFETRTHRRIIDIYQPSSKTIDALMKLDLPSGVDIEVKL, from the coding sequence ATGGCAACTCTTCAACAGCAAAAGATTCGAATTCGCTTGCAGGCTTTCGATCGCCGCCTACTAGATACTTCATGTGAAAAAATCGTAGATACTGCAAATCGGACGAACGCCACAGCTATCGGTCCAATTCCTTTACCAACTAAGAAAAGAATTTATTGCGTTCTGCGCTCTCCACACGTTGATAAAGACTCGCGCGAACACTTTGAAACTAGAACTCACCGCCGTATTATTGATATCTATCAACCCTCCTCCAAAACCATTGATGCTTTGATGAAACTCGATCTTCCCTCCGGTGTCGATATCGAAGTGAAACTTTAA
- the rpsL gene encoding 30S ribosomal protein S12, whose amino-acid sequence MPTIQQLIRSERQLTSKKTKSPALKECPQRRGVCTRVYTTTPKKPNSALRKVARVRLTSGFEVTAYIPGIGHNLQEHSVVMIRGGRVKDLPGVRYHIIRGTLDTAGVKDRKQGRSKYGTKRPK is encoded by the coding sequence ATGCCAACTATACAGCAACTCATTCGTAGCGAACGTCAACTCACAAGTAAGAAAACAAAATCACCAGCGCTGAAGGAATGCCCACAGCGTAGAGGTGTCTGCACGCGCGTGTATACCACAACACCCAAGAAGCCGAACTCTGCCCTGCGTAAGGTAGCTAGGGTACGCTTAACCTCTGGATTTGAAGTCACAGCATACATTCCTGGAATTGGTCACAATTTACAAGAACACTCGGTCGTCATGATTCGTGGCGGTCGTGTCAAAGACTTACCTGGAGTGCGATACCACATTATTCGAGGAACTTTAGACACTGCCGGAGTTAAAGACCGCAAACAAGGTCGCTCCAAGTATGGTACAAAGCGTCCCAAGTAA
- a CDS encoding iron-sulfur cluster assembly accessory protein, whose amino-acid sequence MVRLSTSAAKEIQRLRSKQQDRNVFLRLKVCTGGCSNLLYNMEFDTGITSSDRVYNCSGITVVVDAQSVNYVRDLLLDYSEDLMGGGFRFHNPQAIATCSCGNSFSVASESSTSQE is encoded by the coding sequence ATGGTTCGTCTCAGTACATCTGCAGCTAAGGAAATCCAACGCCTGCGCTCGAAGCAGCAAGATCGAAACGTCTTTTTGCGGCTAAAAGTGTGCACTGGCGGTTGCTCTAACTTGCTGTATAACATGGAGTTTGATACCGGCATTACCTCAAGCGATCGCGTTTATAACTGTAGCGGAATTACGGTCGTTGTCGATGCGCAAAGTGTTAATTATGTTCGTGACCTCCTCCTTGATTATTCGGAAGATTTGATGGGCGGAGGTTTTCGCTTTCATAATCCGCAAGCGATCGCAACTTGTAGCTGTGGTAACTCCTTTTCTGTGGCATCAGAATCCTCTACTTCGCAAGAGTAG
- a CDS encoding cupin domain-containing protein, protein MVQAQETTQEPTTLPLPPSVGHKGVAATELRPWGSFTVLEEGRGYKIKRIEVKPGHRLSLQMHHHRSEHWIVVSGTAKVTCGDAEILLTNNQSTYVPQCTNHRLENPGVIPLIIIEVQNGEYLGEDDIVRFQDDYSRTK, encoded by the coding sequence ATGGTCCAGGCTCAAGAAACTACCCAAGAGCCTACAACACTGCCTTTACCGCCATCTGTAGGTCACAAAGGCGTTGCAGCTACTGAACTCAGACCATGGGGATCTTTTACAGTTCTCGAAGAAGGACGCGGCTACAAAATTAAGCGAATAGAAGTTAAGCCAGGGCATCGTCTGAGCCTACAAATGCATCATCACCGCAGCGAACATTGGATAGTTGTTTCAGGGACAGCAAAAGTAACTTGTGGCGATGCTGAAATTCTACTGACAAATAATCAATCTACCTATGTCCCCCAGTGTACAAACCACCGCTTAGAAAATCCTGGTGTAATTCCCCTGATCATTATTGAAGTCCAAAATGGCGAGTACTTGGGAGAAGACGATATAGTCCGCTTCCAAGACGACTACTCTCGCACCAAGTAA
- the fusA gene encoding elongation factor G — MARTVPLEKVRNIGIAAHIDAGKTTTTERILFYSGIVHKIGEVHEGTAVTDWMEQERERGITITAAAITTSWKDHQINIIDTPGHVDFTIEVERSMRVLDGVIAVFCSVGGVQPQSETVWRQADRYKVPRIAFINKMDRTGANFYKVYNQIRDRLRANAVPIQLPIGSEDTFQGLVDLVRMRAFIYTNDKGTDIQETEIPAEMQEAAAEYRMKLIEAVAETDEALIEKYLEGEELTEAEIRQGLRQGTIAGTIVPVLCGSAFKNKGVQLLLDAVVDYLPAPIDVPAIQGTLPSGETVERRASDDEPFSALAFKIMADPYGRLTFIRVYSGVLKKGSYVMNSTKGKKERVSRLVVLKADERTDVDELRAGDLGAALGLKDTFTGDTLCDENAPVILESLYIPEPVISVAVEPKTKQDMDKLSKALQSLSEEDPTFRVSVDPETNQTVISGMGELHLEILVDRMLREFKVEANVGAPQVAYRETVRKPVKAEGKFIRQSGGKGQYGHVVVELEPGEPGTGFEFVSKIVGGAVPKEYIPPVEQGMKETCESGVLAGYPVIDVKATLVDGSYHEVDSSEMAFKIAGSMAMKEAVMKASPVLLEPMMKVEVEVPENFLGDVMGDLNSRRGQIEGMGSEQGIAKVTAKVPLAEMFGYATDIRSKTQGRGIFTMEFSNYEEVPRNVAEAIIAKSKGNA; from the coding sequence GTGGCACGTACAGTCCCGCTGGAAAAAGTACGCAATATCGGGATTGCGGCCCACATTGATGCGGGCAAAACAACAACAACAGAGCGAATTCTCTTTTATTCCGGTATTGTTCACAAAATTGGTGAAGTTCACGAAGGAACAGCAGTCACTGACTGGATGGAGCAAGAGCGGGAACGTGGAATTACGATTACCGCAGCTGCGATTACAACAAGCTGGAAAGATCACCAAATTAACATTATTGATACTCCTGGGCACGTAGACTTCACAATTGAAGTAGAGCGTTCAATGCGAGTATTAGACGGCGTAATCGCCGTGTTCTGCTCGGTTGGTGGAGTACAACCCCAGTCAGAAACGGTATGGAGACAGGCAGACCGGTATAAAGTTCCGAGAATTGCCTTCATCAACAAAATGGATCGAACTGGGGCAAACTTTTACAAAGTTTATAACCAAATCCGCGATCGCTTACGTGCCAATGCTGTACCCATACAACTGCCAATCGGTAGCGAAGATACGTTTCAGGGACTTGTAGACCTTGTGCGGATGCGCGCCTTTATTTACACAAACGATAAAGGAACAGATATCCAAGAAACCGAGATTCCTGCGGAGATGCAGGAAGCAGCAGCCGAGTACCGCATGAAGCTGATTGAAGCCGTCGCAGAAACTGACGAAGCATTAATCGAAAAGTATCTAGAAGGGGAAGAACTCACCGAAGCAGAAATTCGTCAAGGCTTACGTCAGGGAACAATTGCAGGGACTATTGTACCGGTACTGTGTGGTTCGGCTTTTAAAAATAAAGGCGTCCAACTACTACTTGACGCAGTTGTCGATTATTTGCCAGCACCAATTGACGTACCAGCAATTCAAGGTACGCTACCATCGGGCGAAACCGTTGAACGTCGAGCAAGTGATGACGAACCTTTCTCGGCTTTGGCTTTCAAAATTATGGCCGATCCCTACGGACGTCTGACCTTTATCCGCGTTTACTCTGGAGTTCTTAAGAAAGGTAGCTACGTCATGAACTCCACGAAGGGTAAGAAAGAGCGGGTATCGCGCCTGGTGGTATTGAAAGCTGACGAGCGAACTGACGTGGACGAACTGCGTGCCGGAGATTTAGGAGCAGCGCTAGGACTTAAGGATACCTTTACAGGTGACACGCTTTGCGATGAAAATGCTCCAGTTATCTTAGAGTCTCTATATATTCCAGAGCCAGTAATCTCGGTAGCGGTCGAACCAAAAACCAAGCAAGACATGGATAAGCTATCGAAAGCACTACAATCCTTGTCAGAAGAAGATCCAACCTTCCGCGTCAGCGTCGACCCGGAAACGAATCAAACGGTTATTTCAGGCATGGGAGAGTTGCACCTAGAAATCCTTGTAGACCGCATGTTACGAGAATTCAAGGTAGAAGCAAACGTAGGTGCGCCGCAAGTAGCCTATCGCGAAACTGTGCGTAAACCTGTGAAAGCCGAAGGCAAATTTATCCGTCAAAGTGGCGGTAAAGGTCAATACGGTCATGTTGTTGTCGAGCTGGAACCAGGTGAACCAGGAACAGGGTTTGAGTTCGTCTCTAAGATTGTAGGTGGTGCTGTACCTAAAGAATACATTCCGCCTGTAGAACAAGGGATGAAAGAAACCTGTGAATCAGGTGTCTTAGCTGGATATCCAGTTATTGATGTCAAAGCGACTTTGGTAGATGGTTCTTACCACGAAGTTGACTCGTCGGAAATGGCGTTTAAAATCGCTGGTTCAATGGCGATGAAAGAAGCTGTTATGAAAGCTTCACCCGTGCTGTTAGAACCTATGATGAAAGTAGAGGTAGAAGTCCCGGAAAACTTCCTAGGAGACGTTATGGGAGACCTCAACTCCCGTCGCGGTCAAATTGAAGGCATGGGATCTGAGCAAGGCATTGCGAAAGTGACTGCTAAAGTTCCATTAGCAGAAATGTTCGGCTATGCTACAGATATTCGCTCGAAAACCCAAGGTCGGGGTATCTTCACAATGGAGTTTAGTAACTACGAGGAAGTACCTCGCAACGTGGCTGAAGCAATTATCGCTAAAAGTAAAGGGAACGCATAA
- the tuf gene encoding elongation factor Tu has translation MARAKFERTKPHVNIGTIGHVDHGKTTLTAAITMTLAALGQAKARKYDDIDAAPEEKARGITINTAHVEYETEKRHYAHVDCPGHADYVKNMITGAAQMDGAILVVSAADGPMPQTREHILLAKQVGVPNIVVFLNKKDMVDDEELLELVELEVRELLSSYDFPGDDIPIVAGSALLALEAMTSNPATQRGDNEWVDKIYELMDAVDSYIPTPERDVDKPFLMAVEDVFSISGRGTVATGRIERGKIKVGETVELVGIKNTRSTTVTGVEMFQKTLDEGMAGDNVGVLLRGLKKEEVERGMVLAKPGSITPHTEFESEVYVLTDKEGGRKTPFFAGYRPQFYVRTTDVTGTIKAFTSDDGSAAEMVMPGDRVKMTVELISPIAIEQGMRFAIREGGRTIGAGVVSKILK, from the coding sequence ATGGCACGCGCAAAGTTTGAAAGAACTAAACCCCACGTTAACATCGGTACGATTGGTCACGTTGACCACGGCAAAACCACGCTAACAGCAGCAATCACTATGACCCTAGCTGCTTTGGGTCAGGCGAAAGCTCGCAAGTATGATGATATTGATGCTGCTCCTGAAGAAAAGGCACGCGGTATCACAATTAATACAGCGCACGTAGAGTACGAGACGGAAAAGCGGCATTATGCTCACGTAGACTGTCCAGGACACGCAGACTATGTGAAAAACATGATTACCGGTGCAGCACAAATGGACGGAGCAATCCTTGTTGTGTCTGCGGCGGACGGTCCAATGCCTCAAACCCGCGAACATATTTTGTTAGCAAAACAAGTAGGGGTTCCAAATATCGTTGTCTTCTTAAACAAGAAAGACATGGTAGATGATGAAGAACTTCTAGAACTTGTAGAACTGGAAGTTCGCGAACTACTGAGCTCATACGACTTCCCCGGTGATGATATTCCTATCGTTGCTGGTAGTGCCTTGTTAGCGCTCGAAGCAATGACAAGCAATCCTGCGACGCAAAGAGGCGATAACGAATGGGTTGATAAAATCTATGAGTTAATGGATGCAGTCGATTCTTACATCCCTACACCAGAGCGCGATGTAGATAAACCCTTCTTGATGGCGGTAGAAGACGTATTCTCGATCTCTGGTCGCGGTACTGTAGCTACTGGTAGAATCGAGCGCGGCAAGATCAAAGTAGGCGAAACCGTGGAGTTAGTGGGTATCAAAAATACTCGTAGCACCACAGTGACCGGTGTAGAAATGTTCCAGAAAACCTTGGACGAAGGTATGGCTGGAGATAACGTCGGTGTTCTACTTCGAGGATTGAAGAAAGAAGAAGTAGAACGGGGCATGGTACTAGCTAAACCTGGTAGTATTACACCTCACACTGAGTTTGAGTCTGAAGTGTATGTTCTGACAGACAAAGAAGGCGGTCGAAAAACTCCGTTCTTTGCTGGTTATCGTCCGCAGTTCTACGTGCGAACAACCGATGTAACTGGCACTATCAAAGCTTTTACCTCGGATGATGGTAGTGCAGCAGAAATGGTAATGCCAGGCGATCGCGTGAAAATGACCGTAGAACTGATTAGCCCGATTGCGATTGAGCAAGGAATGCGCTTTGCGATTCGCGAAGGCGGTCGAACCATTGGTGCAGGTGTTGTTTCTAAAATCTTGAAATAG
- a CDS encoding phosphodiester glycosidase family protein: MPRSVLVSLLTMALWLTTTINSNAQQSSPFSKSAATPILTSQKSARRLLATGTQIALNHRTLPGAWSQWQQPTKAGMATAISDAGLMQLLGIELLNTKDVTKQSVQWFSEPTTSAFTLDAWHHNSYRYLDITQLATKLGWQIQTNGNTLHISTPPATIKNIRQGKQAWGDRLVIDLDRPAFWQVTSQPIPVQPKSPTPTDDDDQPPNQEWLITIDATPERSLVERFQPTLAEQLASAQDKKQTSVLQLESAPNLTTIRLSVPAGLSPRPSTLPNPNRLVIDLRPDAMVERDIQWAPGVRWRQQFVTLGDSRFPVVLLEVNPRTTGLALKPISSTTSSLTGTAPILTIAQQLNAAAAINGGFFNRKNQLPLGAIRRDGQWLSGPILNRGAIAWNDAGKFRFGRLQLQETIITSSGQRLPVVTFNSGYVQPGIAHYTNTWGATYTPLIDNEIIVVVQNNQITGQIPGGVAGETSFPIPANGFLLALRASPQVASLLPVGTIIRIENATNPADFASYPHILGGGPLLLQNRQIVLNAQAEGFSEAFSRQKAARSAIGVTPTGNLLIAAVHNRANGVGPSLTEIAQIMQHLGCVDALNLDGGSSTSLFLGGQLLDRSPRTAARIHNGLAIFLEPHT; this comes from the coding sequence ATGCCGCGCAGTGTCTTAGTTTCGCTCTTGACAATGGCATTGTGGCTAACAACAACTATTAATAGTAACGCGCAGCAGTCGTCGCCATTTTCCAAGTCTGCTGCCACACCGATACTAACAAGTCAAAAGTCTGCACGGCGTTTACTCGCTACAGGTACGCAAATTGCACTCAATCATCGCACGCTACCAGGCGCTTGGAGTCAGTGGCAGCAGCCGACTAAAGCCGGAATGGCAACAGCGATTAGCGATGCTGGGCTGATGCAGCTACTGGGCATAGAGTTATTGAATACGAAAGATGTCACCAAGCAATCCGTGCAATGGTTTTCTGAACCAACAACCTCAGCATTTACACTAGATGCTTGGCATCACAACAGTTATCGCTATCTCGACATTACGCAATTAGCGACAAAGTTGGGCTGGCAAATTCAAACGAATGGCAATACGTTACACATCAGTACACCCCCTGCAACGATCAAAAATATTCGTCAAGGTAAACAAGCATGGGGCGATCGCCTTGTCATTGATTTGGATCGCCCAGCCTTCTGGCAAGTGACCTCACAACCAATTCCTGTGCAACCAAAATCGCCAACACCAACAGATGATGACGACCAACCGCCTAATCAAGAATGGTTAATTACGATTGATGCAACACCTGAGCGATCGCTAGTTGAACGCTTCCAACCTACTTTAGCTGAACAACTCGCCAGCGCTCAAGACAAAAAACAAACTTCAGTTCTTCAACTCGAAAGCGCACCCAACTTAACAACAATTCGCCTGAGTGTTCCTGCTGGCTTATCCCCGCGCCCGAGTACTTTACCTAATCCCAACCGGTTAGTTATCGATTTACGACCGGATGCGATGGTAGAACGCGATATACAGTGGGCACCTGGCGTGCGTTGGCGACAGCAATTTGTCACATTAGGCGATTCGCGCTTTCCTGTCGTTTTACTCGAAGTCAATCCGCGCACAACAGGACTCGCACTCAAACCAATTTCTAGCACGACAAGCTCGCTGACTGGGACAGCACCCATTCTGACAATTGCGCAACAATTAAACGCCGCTGCAGCAATTAACGGCGGTTTTTTTAATCGCAAAAATCAGCTACCCTTGGGAGCAATTCGACGTGACGGACAATGGCTATCTGGTCCCATTCTCAACCGAGGCGCGATCGCTTGGAATGACGCTGGTAAGTTTAGATTCGGACGGCTACAACTTCAAGAAACGATTATTACCTCTTCCGGACAGCGTTTGCCGGTTGTTACTTTTAATAGTGGCTATGTTCAGCCTGGTATTGCCCACTATACAAACACTTGGGGCGCTACCTACACACCTCTTATTGACAACGAAATTATCGTCGTTGTGCAGAATAATCAAATCACTGGGCAAATCCCTGGCGGTGTTGCAGGTGAAACCTCATTTCCAATTCCTGCTAACGGCTTCTTACTCGCGCTACGGGCAAGTCCGCAAGTTGCTAGCTTACTACCTGTAGGCACTATCATCCGCATCGAAAATGCTACGAATCCAGCTGACTTTGCCAGTTACCCCCATATCTTAGGAGGTGGACCGCTTCTATTACAAAATCGTCAAATTGTGTTAAACGCGCAAGCTGAAGGCTTTAGTGAAGCTTTTAGCCGTCAAAAAGCCGCGCGCAGTGCGATCGGCGTAACGCCAACAGGCAATCTTCTTATTGCTGCTGTCCACAACCGTGCGAATGGCGTAGGTCCAAGCTTGACAGAAATTGCCCAAATCATGCAACATCTAGGCTGTGTTGATGCTTTAAATCTCGATGGTGGTAGCTCAACTAGTCTATTCCTAGGAGGACAGCTACTCGATCGCTCTCCCCGTACCGCCGCCCGCATCCACAACGGATTGGCAATTTTTCTCGAACCGCACACCTAA